In Amycolatopsis sulphurea, one genomic interval encodes:
- a CDS encoding RecB family exonuclease → MSDTATVTSPPDTGTDAAPARRRPALSPSRASDFKQCPLLYRFRAVDRLPEVPTRAQVRGTLVHAVLERLFALPAAERLAPRAKELLEPTWAELSEASPEWTELFAEEGQGTAKEPDVAGWLTSAEKLLDAYFDLEDPRRLEPEACELHVEIELGSGVRLRGYIDRVDVAPTGEIRVVDYKTGAAPREIGEAKALFQMKFYAVVLWRLRGVVPRQLKLMYLTDGQSLAYTPDEAELVRFERTLEAIWQAILRAGKSGDFRPSKSKLCAWCDHQAHCPEFGGTPPDYPGWPEPDPGEETALDRAD, encoded by the coding sequence ATGTCCGATACCGCCACGGTCACCAGTCCCCCGGACACCGGGACGGACGCCGCCCCGGCCCGGCGGCGGCCCGCGTTGTCGCCGTCCCGGGCGAGCGACTTCAAGCAATGCCCGCTGCTCTACCGGTTCCGCGCGGTCGACCGGCTGCCGGAGGTACCCACGCGAGCGCAGGTGCGCGGCACGCTCGTGCACGCCGTGCTGGAGCGCCTCTTCGCGCTGCCCGCCGCCGAGCGGCTCGCGCCGCGGGCCAAGGAGCTGCTGGAACCCACCTGGGCCGAGCTGTCCGAGGCGAGTCCGGAGTGGACGGAGCTGTTCGCGGAGGAAGGGCAGGGCACGGCCAAGGAGCCCGACGTCGCCGGATGGCTCACCTCCGCCGAGAAGCTGCTCGACGCCTACTTCGATCTGGAAGACCCGCGCCGGCTGGAGCCGGAGGCCTGCGAGCTGCACGTGGAGATCGAGCTGGGCTCAGGGGTGCGGCTGCGCGGCTACATCGACCGGGTGGATGTCGCGCCCACCGGCGAGATCCGGGTCGTGGACTACAAGACCGGCGCCGCGCCGCGCGAGATCGGCGAGGCCAAGGCGCTGTTCCAGATGAAGTTCTACGCGGTGGTGCTGTGGCGGCTGCGCGGAGTGGTCCCGCGTCAGCTCAAGCTGATGTACCTGACCGACGGGCAGTCGCTGGCCTACACCCCGGACGAGGCCGAGCTGGTGCGGTTCGAGCGCACCCTGGAAGCGATCTGGCAGGCGATCCTGCGGGCGGGCAAGAGCGGCGATTTCCGGCCCAGCAAGAGCAAACTCTGCGCCTGGTGTGATCACCAGGCGCACTGCCCGGAGTTCGGCGGCACCCCGCCGGACTACCCGGGCTGGCCCGAGCCCGATCCGGGCGAGGAGACCGCACTGGACCGGGCCGACTGA
- the arc gene encoding proteasome ATPase has product MHHDLPGGRREEADPSATSGAGQTSDEEARQIRFLEEEVALLRRRLTDSPRQNRVLEQRLAEATERVNQLTERNTKLVETLREARGQLLALREEVDRLAQPPSGYGVFVTAYEDNTVDVYTAGRKMRVSVSPAVEISELSRGQALRLNEALTVVEGGDFERTGEVCALREVLAPDVEGASPRALVVGHADEERVVLLADPLAGQTLKPGDSLLVDSKAGYAYERVPKAEVEDLVLEEVPDVRYEDIGGLSRQIEQIRDAVELPFLHADLYQQYQLRPPKGVLLYGPPGCGKTLIAKAVANSLAKKVAQARGEAEDGKSYFLNIKGPELLNKFVGETERSIRLIFQRAREKASEGTPVIVFFDEMDSIFRTRGSGVSSDVETTIVPQLLSEIDGVEGLENVIVIGASNREDMIDPAILRPGRLDVKIKIERPDAEGAKDIFSKYLAEGLPIHADDLAEFGGDQKATFDAMIQHTVERMYEESDENRFLEVTYANGDKEVLYFRDFNSGAMIQNIVDRAKKSAIKSVLETQQPGLRVQHLLDAIVDEFAENEDLPNTTNPDDWARISGKKGERIVYIRTLVTGKNQESGRAIDTATNTGQYL; this is encoded by the coding sequence ATGCACCATGACCTTCCCGGAGGTCGGCGCGAGGAGGCCGACCCTTCAGCAACGAGCGGAGCAGGGCAGACGAGCGACGAGGAGGCCCGGCAGATCCGCTTTCTCGAGGAGGAAGTGGCGCTGCTGCGCCGCAGGCTCACCGATTCACCCCGCCAGAACCGCGTTCTGGAACAACGTCTCGCCGAGGCGACGGAACGGGTGAATCAGCTCACCGAACGCAACACGAAACTGGTGGAGACCCTCCGTGAGGCCCGCGGTCAGCTGCTGGCCCTGCGCGAGGAGGTCGACCGGCTGGCGCAGCCACCGAGCGGCTACGGGGTGTTCGTCACCGCGTACGAGGACAACACGGTCGATGTGTACACCGCGGGCCGCAAGATGCGGGTCTCGGTCTCGCCCGCGGTGGAGATCTCCGAGCTGAGCCGCGGCCAGGCGCTGCGGCTCAACGAGGCGCTCACCGTCGTCGAGGGCGGGGATTTCGAGCGCACCGGCGAGGTGTGCGCGCTGCGCGAGGTGCTCGCCCCGGACGTCGAGGGCGCCAGCCCGCGGGCGCTCGTGGTCGGGCACGCGGACGAGGAACGGGTGGTGCTGCTGGCCGATCCGCTGGCCGGGCAGACGCTCAAACCCGGTGACTCGCTGCTGGTGGACTCGAAGGCGGGCTACGCCTACGAGCGGGTGCCGAAGGCCGAGGTCGAGGACCTCGTGCTGGAGGAGGTGCCGGACGTCCGCTACGAGGACATCGGCGGCCTGTCCCGGCAGATCGAGCAGATCCGCGACGCGGTGGAACTGCCGTTCCTGCACGCCGATCTCTACCAGCAGTACCAGTTGCGCCCGCCCAAGGGCGTGCTGCTCTACGGCCCGCCGGGCTGCGGGAAGACGCTGATCGCCAAGGCGGTGGCGAACTCCCTGGCCAAGAAGGTCGCGCAGGCCCGCGGTGAGGCGGAGGACGGCAAGTCCTACTTCCTCAACATCAAGGGCCCGGAGCTGCTGAACAAGTTCGTCGGCGAGACCGAGCGCTCGATCCGGCTGATCTTCCAGCGGGCCAGGGAAAAGGCCTCCGAGGGCACCCCGGTGATCGTGTTCTTCGACGAGATGGACTCGATTTTCCGCACCCGCGGTTCGGGCGTGTCCTCCGATGTGGAGACCACCATCGTGCCGCAGCTGCTGTCGGAGATCGACGGGGTCGAGGGGCTGGAGAACGTCATCGTCATCGGCGCCTCCAACCGCGAGGACATGATCGACCCGGCGATCCTGCGGCCCGGCAGGCTGGACGTGAAGATCAAGATCGAACGGCCGGATGCGGAGGGTGCCAAGGACATCTTCTCCAAGTACCTCGCCGAAGGCCTGCCGATCCACGCCGACGACCTCGCCGAGTTCGGCGGGGACCAGAAGGCCACCTTCGACGCGATGATCCAGCACACCGTGGAGCGGATGTACGAGGAGAGCGACGAGAACCGGTTCCTCGAGGTCACCTACGCCAACGGGGACAAGGAAGTGCTCTACTTCCGCGACTTCAACTCGGGCGCGATGATCCAGAACATCGTGGACCGGGCGAAGAAGTCGGCGATCAAGTCGGTGCTGGAGACCCAGCAGCCCGGCCTGCGCGTGCAGCACCTGCTGGACGCGATCGTGGACGAGTTCGCGGAGAACGAGGACCTGCCCAACACCACCAACCCGGACGACTGGGCCCGGATCTCCGGCAAGAAGGGGGAGCGGATCGTCTACATCCGCACGCTCGTCACCGGTAAGAACCAGGAATCGGGGCGGGCGATCGACACCGCCACGAACACCGGTCAGTACCTGTAG
- a CDS encoding glycoside hydrolase domain-containing protein, translating into MIGLQYELGSSQPNGNFGPGTQSGLKSHSVGPGSTGIFVELFSAACVFNEPVPLGNVRTTRKSTFDGALGEYVHAFQGFSQLTVNGQGDYSIWAQLLVSMGDADRPAQGCDTRFEITASRAQWLKSNGYRVAGRYLYDPPRSTLDKEIKPGELKTIFGAGLRVFPIYQDNARQLSDFTYSHGYQHALNAHRLAVGYGFNRGTVIYFAVDYDATQEQIDSAIVPYFQGVQAGLASNGKKYVHGVYGSRNVCINVTNKTYARHSFVSGMSWGFSGNLGFPLPANWSYNQIKEFTVTNGSDKFDLDRDVARDDGGDPGQGSVNDPTGPADTFLGYVQRLYDCARSYGKGNPSQLVMEYIREVSYNDLRWKGLIGGEARMARQYKANHDAYLRQAQQRAAR; encoded by the coding sequence GTGATCGGACTGCAGTACGAACTCGGCAGCAGCCAGCCCAACGGCAACTTCGGTCCCGGCACCCAGTCCGGACTGAAGAGCCACTCGGTCGGTCCGGGCAGTACCGGTATTTTCGTGGAACTATTCTCGGCGGCCTGTGTGTTCAACGAACCGGTACCGCTCGGAAACGTACGCACCACGCGGAAATCGACCTTCGACGGCGCGCTGGGCGAATACGTCCATGCGTTCCAGGGCTTCTCCCAACTCACCGTGAACGGCCAGGGCGACTACTCGATCTGGGCGCAACTGCTGGTTTCGATGGGGGACGCCGACCGGCCCGCACAGGGCTGCGACACCCGGTTCGAGATCACCGCCTCCCGGGCCCAGTGGCTCAAGTCCAACGGATACCGGGTGGCGGGCCGCTACCTGTACGACCCGCCGCGCTCAACCCTGGACAAGGAGATCAAGCCGGGCGAGCTGAAGACGATCTTCGGTGCCGGTCTGCGGGTATTCCCGATCTATCAAGACAACGCCCGTCAACTCTCCGACTTCACCTACTCCCACGGCTATCAGCACGCCCTCAACGCGCACCGGCTGGCCGTCGGCTACGGCTTCAATCGCGGCACGGTGATCTACTTCGCGGTGGACTACGACGCTACCCAGGAGCAGATCGACTCGGCCATCGTGCCTTACTTCCAGGGCGTGCAGGCTGGGCTGGCCAGCAACGGCAAGAAGTACGTGCACGGGGTGTACGGCTCGCGCAACGTGTGCATCAACGTCACGAACAAGACCTACGCGCGGCACTCGTTCGTCTCCGGAATGTCCTGGGGCTTCTCCGGAAACCTCGGTTTCCCGCTACCCGCGAATTGGTCGTACAACCAGATCAAGGAATTCACCGTCACGAACGGCTCGGACAAGTTCGACCTGGACCGTGATGTGGCCCGCGACGACGGCGGCGACCCTGGTCAGGGCAGTGTGAACGACCCAACCGGCCCCGCGGACACGTTCCTCGGCTACGTGCAGCGGCTCTACGACTGCGCCCGCTCCTACGGCAAGGGCAACCCGAGTCAGCTCGTCATGGAGTACATCCGAGAGGTGTCGTACAACGACTTGAGGTGGAAGGGGCTGATCGGTGGTGAGGCACGGATGGCCCGGCAGTACAAGGCCAACCACGACGCCTACCTGCGCCAGGCCCAGCAGCGAGCGGCCCGCTGA
- a CDS encoding HAD family hydrolase, with protein sequence MTAPSSPDGPAAVFWDMDGTLVDSEKLWDVALYECAEMLGGTLSERTRLTLVGSNMDATSAVLLEVAGRPVTAEAVAETGEWIRRRTARLFDGALPWRPGAREALGAVRAAGLPSALVTSTERVLTELALNSIGREFFDVTVCGDEVGGENKPLPRPYLQAAELLGVAPERSVAVEDSPPGAESAERAGCAVLVVPNDVEVPGGPRRVFRSSLVGVDGPALAALLAQV encoded by the coding sequence GTGACTGCACCGTCCTCGCCGGACGGACCCGCCGCCGTGTTCTGGGACATGGACGGCACCCTCGTCGATTCCGAGAAGCTCTGGGACGTCGCGCTGTACGAATGCGCGGAGATGCTCGGCGGGACGCTGTCCGAACGGACCCGGCTGACGCTGGTCGGCTCGAACATGGACGCCACGTCCGCGGTGCTGCTGGAGGTCGCCGGGCGGCCGGTCACCGCGGAGGCGGTCGCGGAGACGGGGGAGTGGATCCGCCGCCGGACGGCGCGGCTGTTCGACGGGGCGCTGCCGTGGCGGCCGGGTGCTCGTGAGGCGCTCGGCGCGGTGCGCGCGGCGGGGCTGCCCTCGGCGCTGGTCACCTCGACCGAGCGGGTGCTGACCGAGCTGGCGCTCAACTCCATCGGCCGCGAGTTCTTCGACGTGACGGTCTGCGGCGACGAGGTCGGCGGGGAGAACAAGCCGCTGCCCCGCCCCTACCTGCAGGCCGCCGAGCTGCTCGGGGTGGCGCCGGAACGCAGTGTCGCGGTGGAGGATTCGCCGCCGGGCGCGGAGTCGGCCGAACGGGCCGGCTGCGCGGTGCTGGTCGTGCCGAACGACGTCGAGGTCCCCGGCGGCCCGCGGCGGGTGTTCCGCAGCTCGCTGGTGGGTGTGGACGGGCCGGCGCTGGCCGCGTTGCTGGCGCAGGTGTGA
- a CDS encoding M50 family metallopeptidase has product MAATSQHGAGPARQAAGGEGGLLLFRIGGVPVLLAPSWWVGSLVIVVLYAPLVGRLLPDVSTLTSWLLAAAFAVLLGLSVLAHELGHCVVALRLGIPVRRLRLFLLGGLSEVARTPRRPGQEGLVAAAGPVVSLLLGGFCALLLFAVPPDGPVWLLVAECAVANLAVGVFNLLPGLPLDGGRLVRAGVWAATGKRAKGTRAAVAGGALVATALIVWALWGLATQSPDRWLRLGVCVVTAWFVILGARSELAAEARRGWPEGLRLADLVRPVLQLPAESPVSDALAASAGRGVVLVRADGVAAGLLDEQAAQQLAGTTPHAPAELAAEPIRAETVLLSSEPGEEIAEHVRETPAWQFLVVDDEGRPSGVLRREDLRAALMHARRRA; this is encoded by the coding sequence ATGGCCGCGACCAGTCAGCACGGTGCCGGGCCCGCGCGGCAGGCCGCCGGTGGGGAGGGCGGGCTCCTGCTGTTCCGGATCGGCGGGGTGCCGGTCCTGCTCGCCCCGTCCTGGTGGGTCGGCTCGCTGGTCATCGTGGTGCTCTACGCGCCGCTTGTCGGGCGGCTGCTGCCGGACGTGTCCACACTCACCTCGTGGCTGCTGGCCGCGGCGTTCGCGGTGCTGCTCGGGTTGTCCGTGCTGGCGCACGAGCTGGGCCACTGCGTGGTCGCGCTGCGGCTCGGGATCCCGGTACGGCGGCTGCGGCTGTTTCTGCTCGGCGGGCTGTCCGAAGTGGCCCGGACTCCACGCCGTCCGGGTCAGGAAGGGCTGGTCGCCGCCGCCGGGCCGGTCGTTTCTCTGCTGCTGGGCGGATTCTGCGCGCTGCTGTTGTTCGCCGTGCCACCGGACGGGCCGGTCTGGCTGCTGGTCGCCGAATGCGCGGTGGCGAACCTCGCGGTCGGCGTGTTCAACCTGCTGCCCGGTCTGCCGCTGGACGGCGGACGGCTCGTGCGCGCCGGGGTGTGGGCGGCGACCGGCAAGCGTGCCAAGGGCACTCGCGCGGCGGTCGCCGGCGGCGCGCTCGTGGCGACCGCGCTGATCGTGTGGGCGTTGTGGGGGCTGGCCACGCAGAGCCCGGACCGCTGGCTGCGGCTGGGGGTCTGCGTGGTGACCGCGTGGTTCGTGATCCTCGGCGCACGCTCGGAGCTGGCCGCCGAGGCACGCCGGGGGTGGCCGGAAGGGTTGCGGCTGGCCGATCTGGTCCGCCCGGTGCTGCAACTGCCCGCGGAGAGCCCGGTGTCCGACGCGCTGGCCGCCTCGGCCGGGCGGGGCGTGGTGCTGGTGCGTGCGGACGGCGTCGCGGCGGGCCTGCTGGACGAGCAGGCAGCCCAGCAGCTGGCCGGTACCACTCCGCACGCTCCGGCCGAACTCGCCGCGGAACCGATCCGCGCGGAGACCGTGCTGCTGTCCTCGGAACCGGGCGAGGAGATCGCCGAGCACGTCCGGGAGACGCCCGCCTGGCAGTTCCTCGTCGTCGACGACGAAGGCCGCCCGTCCGGGGTGCTGCGCCGCGAGGATCTGCGCGCCGCGCTGATGCACGCCCGCCGCCGGGCCTGA
- the hisG gene encoding ATP phosphoribosyltransferase, whose product MLRVAVPNKGALAVAAAEMLAEAGYRKRHDGKDLNVLDPVNDVEFFFLRPKDIAIYVGSGELDLGITGRDLALDSGAPVEEVLALGFGGSTFRYAAPAGRDWKPADLHGKRLATSYPRLVREDLARQGVEAEVIRLDGAVEISIQLGVADAIADVVESGRSLRQHNLVAFGDPICVSEAVLLQRAGGEPAKAKAQLAARLRGVVFAQQYLMLDYDCPRDLLERAIAITPGLESPTVAPLADEKWVAVRAMVSRKNVNRIMDELAECGAKAVLASDIRSCRL is encoded by the coding sequence ATGCTGCGTGTTGCCGTGCCGAACAAGGGAGCCCTCGCCGTCGCCGCGGCGGAGATGCTCGCCGAGGCGGGCTACCGCAAGCGACATGACGGCAAGGACCTGAACGTCCTCGACCCGGTCAACGACGTCGAGTTCTTCTTCCTGCGCCCCAAGGACATCGCGATCTACGTCGGCTCCGGGGAGCTGGACCTCGGGATCACCGGCCGCGATCTGGCGCTGGACTCCGGTGCCCCGGTGGAGGAGGTGCTGGCGCTGGGGTTCGGCGGGTCCACCTTCCGCTACGCGGCACCGGCGGGCCGGGACTGGAAGCCGGCCGATCTGCACGGCAAGCGCCTCGCCACCTCGTATCCGCGGCTGGTCCGCGAGGACCTGGCCCGCCAGGGCGTCGAGGCCGAGGTGATCCGGCTGGACGGGGCGGTGGAAATCTCGATCCAGCTCGGCGTCGCGGACGCGATCGCGGACGTGGTGGAGTCGGGGCGTTCGCTGCGCCAGCACAACCTGGTCGCTTTCGGGGACCCGATCTGCGTGTCCGAGGCGGTCCTGCTCCAGCGTGCGGGCGGCGAACCGGCGAAGGCGAAGGCCCAGCTGGCCGCCCGGCTGCGCGGGGTGGTGTTCGCGCAGCAGTACCTGATGCTGGACTACGACTGCCCGCGCGACCTGCTGGAGCGCGCGATCGCGATCACGCCGGGGCTGGAATCGCCCACGGTCGCGCCGCTGGCCGACGAGAAGTGGGTCGCGGTGCGGGCGATGGTGTCCCGCAAGAACGTCAACCGGATCATGGACGAACTGGCCGAATGCGGCGCCAAGGCGGTCCTGGCCTCGGACATCCGCTCCTGCCGGCTGTGA
- a CDS encoding tRNA (adenine-N1)-methyltransferase, with protein sequence MSVSGPFRAGDRVQLTDSKGRHYTLTLAEGGEYHTHRGALAHDELIGLPEGSVVTSAGGSNYLALRPLLPDYVLSMPRGAQVIYPKDAAQIVMWGDIFPGARVLEAGAGSGALTCSLLRAVGPAGHVYSYEIRDDHAEHAERNVEKFFGEKPDTWTLTVADLASHEGEVDRVVLDMLAPWDQLPNVARHLVPGGVLTVYVATVTQLSRVTESLREQQCWTEPESWESLVRPWHVVGLAVRPDHRMVAHTAFLLTARRLADGTVSPRVSRRPSKGKG encoded by the coding sequence TTGTCGGTCAGCGGACCGTTTCGTGCAGGTGACCGGGTTCAGCTGACGGACTCGAAAGGCCGGCACTACACCCTCACGCTGGCCGAGGGCGGGGAGTACCACACGCACCGCGGCGCACTCGCGCACGACGAACTCATCGGGCTCCCGGAAGGATCCGTGGTCACCTCCGCGGGGGGCAGCAACTATCTCGCGCTGCGCCCGCTGCTGCCGGACTACGTGCTGTCGATGCCGCGCGGCGCCCAGGTGATCTATCCGAAGGATGCCGCGCAGATCGTGATGTGGGGCGACATCTTCCCGGGCGCCCGCGTGCTGGAGGCCGGCGCCGGTTCGGGTGCGCTGACCTGCTCGCTGCTGCGGGCGGTCGGCCCCGCCGGGCACGTGTACTCCTACGAGATCCGCGACGACCACGCGGAGCACGCGGAGCGCAACGTGGAGAAGTTTTTCGGCGAGAAGCCGGACACCTGGACGCTGACCGTCGCCGATCTGGCTTCGCACGAGGGCGAGGTCGACCGGGTCGTGCTGGACATGCTCGCCCCGTGGGATCAGCTGCCGAACGTTGCCCGGCACTTGGTGCCCGGGGGAGTGCTCACGGTGTACGTGGCGACGGTGACTCAGCTGTCCCGGGTGACGGAGTCGTTGCGGGAACAGCAGTGCTGGACCGAGCCGGAGTCGTGGGAGTCGCTGGTGCGGCCGTGGCACGTGGTCGGGCTCGCGGTACGGCCCGACCACCGGATGGTCGCGCACACGGCCTTTTTGCTGACCGCGCGGAGGCTTGCCGACGGCACGGTCTCCCCGCGCGTCTCGCGCCGTCCCAGCAAGGGCAAGGGTTAG
- a CDS encoding thioesterase family protein, translated as MAGAFYLPLGDERYAATEHTSGPWDPRAQHFGPPSALLVRGLERIEAPHPAQLARVTVEILGPAPVAELTQRSWIERPGRSVELLVSELSAQGKPVARATAWRIGTTDTTAIATDAGPLLPAPDAGQTTEFPLGWEGGYLQAIEWRGVRGAVNSPGPAAVWARQRIPLVDGEEPSGLQRLFTIADSGNGVSHFLDTARWWFINSELTVHLRRVPQGEWIGLDAVTLLGPHGVGTATSTLHDGSGPVGTGAQALMVRQRQAGGG; from the coding sequence ATGGCCGGCGCGTTCTACCTCCCCCTCGGCGACGAGCGCTACGCGGCCACCGAGCACACCAGCGGTCCCTGGGATCCGCGTGCGCAGCACTTCGGCCCGCCCTCCGCGCTGCTGGTGCGCGGGCTGGAGCGGATCGAGGCACCCCATCCGGCTCAGCTGGCCAGGGTGACCGTGGAGATCCTCGGCCCGGCACCGGTGGCCGAGCTGACCCAGCGGTCCTGGATCGAGCGGCCGGGCCGCTCGGTCGAGCTGCTGGTCTCCGAGCTGTCCGCGCAGGGCAAGCCGGTCGCCCGCGCCACCGCCTGGCGGATCGGCACCACCGACACCACCGCGATCGCCACCGACGCGGGCCCGCTGCTGCCCGCCCCCGACGCCGGGCAGACCACCGAGTTCCCGCTCGGCTGGGAAGGCGGTTACCTGCAAGCGATCGAATGGCGGGGAGTCCGCGGCGCGGTCAACAGCCCCGGCCCGGCCGCCGTGTGGGCGCGGCAGCGGATCCCCTTGGTGGACGGTGAGGAGCCGAGCGGCCTGCAGCGGCTGTTCACCATCGCCGACTCGGGCAACGGCGTCTCGCATTTCCTGGACACCGCCCGGTGGTGGTTCATCAACTCCGAACTCACCGTGCACCTGCGCCGGGTGCCCCAGGGCGAGTGGATCGGGCTGGACGCGGTGACCCTGCTCGGACCGCACGGCGTCGGCACCGCGACGAGCACCCTGCACGACGGTTCCGGCCCGGTCGGCACCGGCGCGCAGGCGTTGATGGTCCGGCAGCGACAGGCCGGGGGCGGATGA
- a CDS encoding ParA family protein, with the protein MQITSVVNQKGGVGKTSLSVGAAAALAERGRRVLLVDLDPQGHATTEMLGMAEVPAEGPTLAKALTKRWKGPVEELAVPHPRSNIGRGGRLDVIPTSTGMFDLIRRLDQFRVPGWQLARVIQFAHYDHVVIDCPPAQDVLTNNALAASHGILVPVQPDKTSIRALRLLADQVRYVEQTTGRGPISWYGIVPGLYRRPISHYAAAALQEMASFGVPMLSHVPLGVVMNEAAAHGVPVTTYAPETVQALSFREIAATLDGYLAQHPGPTEVPADEEFVFEDFISEVAVARNVNDNGARKKLYDLMPKRRR; encoded by the coding sequence ATGCAGATCACCTCGGTGGTCAACCAGAAGGGCGGGGTGGGCAAGACCTCGCTGAGCGTGGGCGCGGCCGCGGCTCTGGCCGAACGGGGCCGGCGCGTGCTGCTGGTCGACCTCGACCCGCAGGGGCACGCGACCACCGAGATGCTCGGCATGGCCGAGGTCCCGGCCGAAGGTCCCACCCTCGCCAAGGCGCTCACCAAGCGGTGGAAGGGCCCGGTCGAGGAACTGGCCGTGCCGCATCCGCGCAGCAACATCGGCCGGGGCGGGCGGCTGGACGTGATCCCGACCTCGACCGGGATGTTCGATCTGATCCGCAGGCTCGACCAGTTCCGGGTGCCCGGCTGGCAGCTGGCCAGGGTGATCCAGTTCGCGCACTACGACCACGTGGTGATCGACTGCCCGCCGGCGCAGGACGTCCTGACCAACAACGCCCTCGCCGCCTCGCACGGCATCCTGGTGCCGGTCCAGCCGGACAAGACGAGCATCCGCGCGCTACGGCTGCTGGCCGACCAGGTCCGGTACGTGGAGCAGACCACTGGCCGCGGCCCGATCTCCTGGTACGGCATCGTGCCCGGCCTCTACCGCCGGCCGATCTCCCACTACGCGGCGGCAGCGTTGCAGGAGATGGCCTCCTTCGGCGTGCCGATGCTCTCGCACGTCCCGCTCGGCGTGGTGATGAACGAGGCCGCGGCACACGGCGTGCCCGTGACCACCTACGCCCCGGAGACCGTACAGGCCCTCTCGTTCCGCGAGATCGCCGCGACGCTCGACGGGTACCTTGCCCAGCACCCCGGCCCGACCGAGGTCCCGGCGGACGAGGAGTTCGTGTTCGAGGACTTCATCTCCGAGGTCGCGGTCGCCCGCAACGTCAACGACAACGGTGCCCGGAAGAAGCTCTACGACCTGATGCCCAAGCGGCGGCGGTGA
- a CDS encoding aldo/keto reductase produces the protein MERIAVGLAALGRPAYLNLGRDLPPERDVAAMRAATHAVLDEAYRAGVRWVDVARSYGRSEEFLGDWLAARGHQDVFVSSKWGYRYVGDWRLDAEVHEVKEHSLARFTEQWARTRELLGAQVGLYQVHSLTVDSPLFTDRPLLDALAGLSASGVEVGFSTSGSAQADAMRRAFELEVGGQPVFSAVQSTWNVLEPSAGAALAEARAAGNRVLVKETLANGRLAVAAPEPVRRLAAEHGVGPDAVAVAAVLAQEWVSVAVLGPSSPAQLRANLAAVRVPRAGLAALSGLAEDPREYWAQRSHLRWN, from the coding sequence ATGGAGCGCATCGCGGTGGGACTGGCCGCGCTCGGCCGTCCGGCCTATCTCAACCTGGGCCGCGACCTGCCGCCGGAGCGGGATGTAGCCGCGATGCGCGCGGCGACCCACGCCGTGCTCGACGAGGCGTATCGGGCCGGGGTGCGCTGGGTCGACGTCGCGAGGTCCTACGGGCGCTCCGAAGAGTTCCTCGGCGACTGGCTCGCGGCGCGCGGGCATCAGGACGTCTTCGTGTCCAGCAAATGGGGTTACCGCTACGTCGGGGACTGGCGGCTGGACGCCGAGGTGCACGAGGTCAAAGAGCACAGCCTGGCGCGGTTTACCGAGCAGTGGGCGCGGACCCGGGAACTGCTCGGCGCACAGGTCGGTCTTTACCAGGTTCATTCGCTCACTGTGGACAGTCCACTGTTCACAGATCGGCCGTTGCTCGACGCGCTCGCCGGGCTTTCCGCGTCGGGCGTCGAGGTCGGCTTCTCCACCTCCGGGTCGGCGCAGGCGGATGCGATGCGCCGGGCGTTCGAGCTGGAAGTGGGTGGGCAGCCGGTGTTTTCGGCGGTGCAGTCCACTTGGAACGTGCTCGAACCGTCCGCCGGAGCCGCGCTGGCGGAGGCCCGGGCGGCGGGGAACCGCGTGCTGGTGAAGGAAACCCTGGCGAATGGGCGGCTCGCGGTGGCAGCGCCGGAGCCGGTGCGCCGGCTGGCGGCCGAGCATGGGGTGGGGCCGGATGCGGTGGCGGTGGCCGCGGTGCTCGCGCAGGAGTGGGTGTCGGTGGCGGTGCTCGGGCCGTCGAGTCCGGCGCAGCTGAGGGCGAACCTGGCGGCGGTGCGGGTGCCGCGTGCGGGGCTGGCCGCGTTGTCGGGGTTGGCGGAGGATCCGCGGGAGTATTGGGCGCAGCGGTCCCACCTTCGGTGGAATTGA
- a CDS encoding phosphoribosyl-ATP diphosphatase — protein sequence MKTFDELFAELAERARTRPDGSGTVVALDDGVHAQGKKVLEEAGEVWIAAEHESDERLAEEISQLLYRVQVLMLGRGISTEDVYRYL from the coding sequence GTGAAGACCTTCGATGAGCTGTTCGCCGAGCTTGCCGAGCGCGCGCGTACCCGTCCCGACGGGTCCGGCACCGTCGTCGCCCTCGACGACGGGGTGCACGCCCAGGGCAAGAAGGTGCTCGAAGAGGCGGGCGAGGTGTGGATCGCCGCCGAGCACGAGTCCGACGAGCGGCTCGCCGAGGAGATCTCGCAACTGCTGTACCGGGTCCAGGTGCTCATGCTCGGCCGGGGGATCTCGACCGAGGACGTGTACCGCTACCTCTGA